In Rhodospirillum rubrum ATCC 11170, a genomic segment contains:
- the trpS gene encoding tryptophan--tRNA ligase, translated as MARIFSGVQPTGNLHLGNYLGAIRNWVKLQTEYDCLFCMADQHAITVWQDPETLRRHTREVTAGLLAAGIDPKRNIVFNQSTVPAHAQLAWVFNCVARMGWLSRMTQFKDKAGKHKENASVGLFAYPDLMAADILLYKATHVPVGEDQKQHLELTRDIAQKFNNDFGVELFPLPEPLTLGEATRVMSLRDGTKKMSKSDESDYSRINMTDDADAIAQKLRKAKTDPEPLPESVEGLSGRPEAANLVGIYAALSDLSKADVLAKVGGQPFSTFKQDLTDLAVSVLQPINTEMARLLADPASVDAVLRDGAERAGAIAEPILAEVYDTVGFLRP; from the coding sequence ATGGCTCGTATCTTCTCGGGCGTTCAGCCCACCGGTAATCTGCATCTGGGCAACTATCTGGGGGCCATCCGTAATTGGGTGAAGCTCCAGACCGAATACGACTGCCTGTTCTGCATGGCCGATCAGCATGCGATCACCGTTTGGCAGGACCCCGAAACCCTGCGCCGCCACACCCGCGAGGTCACCGCCGGGCTTTTAGCGGCCGGCATCGATCCCAAGCGCAACATCGTGTTCAACCAGTCGACCGTACCCGCCCATGCCCAGCTCGCCTGGGTGTTCAATTGCGTGGCGCGCATGGGCTGGCTGAGCCGGATGACCCAGTTCAAGGACAAGGCGGGCAAGCACAAGGAGAACGCCTCGGTCGGGCTGTTCGCCTATCCCGACCTGATGGCCGCCGATATCTTGCTCTATAAGGCCACCCATGTGCCGGTCGGCGAGGATCAGAAGCAGCATCTGGAGTTGACCCGCGACATCGCCCAGAAGTTCAACAACGACTTCGGCGTCGAGCTGTTCCCGCTGCCCGAGCCGCTGACCCTGGGCGAGGCGACGCGGGTGATGTCCCTGCGCGACGGCACCAAGAAGATGAGCAAGTCCGACGAGTCGGATTATTCGCGCATCAATATGACCGACGACGCCGATGCCATCGCCCAGAAGCTGCGCAAGGCCAAGACCGATCCCGAGCCGCTGCCCGAAAGCGTCGAGGGCCTGAGCGGCCGGCCCGAGGCCGCCAATCTGGTCGGCATCTATGCCGCGCTGTCGGATCTGTCGAAGGCCGATGTTTTGGCCAAGGTCGGCGGTCAGCCGTTCAGCACCTTCAAGCAGGATCTGACCGATCTGGCGGTTTCGGTTTTGCAGCCGATCAACACGGAAATGGCCCGGCTGCTTGCCGATCCGGCTTCGGTTGACGCCGTGCTGCGCGACGGCGCCGAACGCGCCGGGGCGATCGCCGAGCCGATCCTGGCCGAGGTTTATGACACCGTCGGCTTCCTGCGCCCCTGA
- a CDS encoding universal stress protein: protein MDADDLPDDSAPLASPPSVAEGVHDGVDETHPHGRTFLVVVDDSEEMNAALAYACLRARVTGGRVALLRVIEPAEFQHFAFIDSIMEHEARERAEQLLQRMAAEVNRRSGQLPMLYVREGKAVDELLSLIDEEPGLSILVLAAGKGKDGPGPLVTACGSGLMARLRVPVTIVPAGLTPEDIERLA, encoded by the coding sequence ATGGATGCTGATGATCTGCCCGACGACTCCGCCCCCCTTGCCTCCCCCCCCTCCGTCGCCGAGGGGGTTCATGATGGCGTCGATGAGACCCATCCCCATGGCCGGACCTTTCTGGTGGTGGTCGATGACAGCGAGGAAATGAACGCCGCCCTGGCCTATGCCTGCCTGCGGGCGCGCGTCACCGGCGGCCGGGTCGCCCTGCTCCGCGTCATCGAACCCGCCGAGTTCCAGCACTTCGCCTTTATCGATTCCATCATGGAGCACGAGGCCCGCGAACGGGCCGAACAGCTGCTCCAGCGCATGGCCGCCGAGGTCAACCGCCGTTCGGGCCAACTGCCGATGCTCTATGTGCGCGAGGGCAAGGCGGTCGACGAACTGCTGTCGTTGATCGACGAAGAGCCGGGGTTGTCGATCCTGGTGCTGGCGGCGGGCAAGGGCAAGGACGGGCCGGGGCCGCTGGTCACCGCCTGCGGCAGTGGCCTGATGGCGCGGCTGCGCGTGCCCGTCACCATCGTGCCGGCCGGTTTGACCCCCGAGGATATTGAACGCCTCGCTTGA
- a CDS encoding TIGR02186 family protein, which translates to MPNPVLALFPVPSPGRRRLARRAAGVCALATFLLGGLAAQAQVQPLVADLSKHLVAITTAFSGTDVLLFGATDGPGDVVMVVRGPRDSHVVRRKDKLGIIWANQESVVFDEVPTFYRVASNRPLESFTTPAVLSRHQIGTAYLALPVRDADFYDAPTRAVFRDAFLRLKRQQGLYGGMGEDSAAPGDDRIALLDNRLFRANLYFPANVPVGSYIVEVYLFRDGEVVSAEITPLVISKIGIGAEIFDFAKHRALAYGVAAVIVAIAAGWLAGVAFRKA; encoded by the coding sequence ATGCCTAACCCCGTGCTGGCCTTGTTTCCCGTGCCCTCTCCCGGCCGTCGCCGCCTTGCCCGCCGCGCCGCCGGGGTCTGCGCCCTGGCGACTTTTCTGCTGGGGGGGCTTGCCGCCCAGGCCCAGGTGCAGCCGCTGGTCGCCGATTTGTCCAAGCATCTGGTGGCGATCACCACCGCCTTTTCGGGCACCGATGTTTTGCTGTTCGGCGCCACCGATGGCCCGGGCGACGTGGTGATGGTGGTGCGCGGCCCGCGCGATAGCCATGTGGTCCGCCGCAAGGATAAGCTGGGCATCATCTGGGCCAATCAGGAAAGCGTCGTCTTCGACGAGGTGCCGACCTTTTATCGGGTGGCCTCGAACCGGCCCTTGGAAAGCTTCACCACCCCGGCGGTGTTGTCGCGCCATCAGATCGGCACCGCCTATCTGGCCTTGCCGGTGCGCGACGCCGATTTCTATGACGCGCCGACGCGGGCGGTGTTCCGCGACGCCTTTTTGCGGCTGAAGCGCCAGCAGGGGCTGTATGGCGGCATGGGCGAGGACTCGGCCGCTCCGGGCGACGATCGCATCGCCCTTCTCGACAACCGGTTGTTCCGGGCCAATCTATATTTCCCGGCCAATGTCCCGGTTGGCAGCTATATCGTTGAAGTCTATCTGTTTCGTGATGGCGAGGTGGTCAGCGCCGAAATCACGCCGCTGGTCATCAGCAAGATCGGCATCGGCGCCGAGATCTTCGATTTCGCCAAGCATCGGGCGCTGGCCTATGGTGTGGCGGCGGTGATCGTCGCCATCGCCGCCGGCTGGCTGGCTGGCGTCGCCTTTCGCAAGGCCTGA
- the bluB gene encoding 5,6-dimethylbenzimidazole synthase, protein MRTGPLFDPSFRDGLDALFQWRRDVRHFRKDPIDEETVARLLACADLAPSVGNSQPWRFVRVDDGARRGVIIDDFTRCNAAARALQPEERQDAYARLKLEGLREAPLQLAVFCDEATDQGHGLGQATMPETRRYSVVMAIHTLWLAARARGLGVGWVSVLDPQTVTAALDVPAEWAFVAYLCIGWPREEHPIPELERLGWQSRRPHPVVRR, encoded by the coding sequence ATGCGCACCGGTCCCCTTTTCGATCCCAGTTTCCGCGACGGCCTCGACGCCCTGTTCCAGTGGCGGCGCGACGTCAGGCATTTCCGCAAGGACCCGATCGACGAGGAGACGGTGGCAAGGCTGCTCGCCTGCGCCGATCTGGCGCCCAGCGTCGGCAACAGCCAGCCCTGGCGCTTCGTGCGCGTCGACGATGGCGCCCGACGCGGGGTGATCATCGATGACTTCACCCGCTGCAACGCCGCCGCCCGCGCCCTGCAGCCCGAAGAGCGCCAGGACGCCTATGCCCGGCTCAAGCTCGAAGGCCTGCGCGAGGCGCCGTTGCAGCTTGCGGTGTTCTGCGACGAGGCGACCGACCAGGGCCACGGCCTGGGTCAGGCGACCATGCCCGAAACCCGGCGCTATTCGGTGGTGATGGCGATCCATACCCTGTGGCTGGCGGCGCGCGCCAGGGGCCTGGGGGTGGGCTGGGTGTCGGTGCTTGATCCCCAAACCGTCACCGCCGCCCTGGACGTGCCCGCCGAGTGGGCTTTCGTGGCCTATCTGTGCATCGGCTGGCCGCGCGAGGAACATCCGATCCCCGAACTCGAACGCCTGGGCTGGCAGTCCCGCCGCCCCCATCCGGTGGTGCGGCGTTAA
- a CDS encoding NifU family protein, translating into MFIQTERTPNPASLKFLPGKAVLPGGGRDFADVGAAGPSPLARRLFAIDGVTGIYLGADFITVSKAEAEDWQVIKPLVLGAIMEHFTSGEPVLIAGTAAESAGSAEDDEVVRQIRDLLETRVRPAVAQDGGDIVFDRFQDGVVYLHLRGSCSGCPSSTATLKHGIENMLRHYIPEVEAVEAVL; encoded by the coding sequence ATGTTTATTCAGACCGAACGCACTCCCAATCCCGCCAGCCTCAAGTTCCTGCCCGGCAAGGCGGTTCTACCCGGTGGCGGGCGCGATTTCGCCGATGTCGGCGCGGCCGGGCCCTCGCCGCTCGCCCGTCGGCTGTTTGCCATCGACGGGGTGACCGGCATCTACCTTGGCGCCGATTTCATCACCGTCAGCAAGGCCGAGGCCGAGGATTGGCAGGTGATCAAGCCGCTGGTCCTGGGCGCGATCATGGAGCATTTCACCTCGGGCGAGCCGGTGCTGATCGCCGGCACCGCCGCCGAGAGCGCGGGAAGCGCCGAGGACGACGAGGTCGTCCGCCAGATCCGCGATCTGCTGGAAACCCGGGTGCGCCCGGCGGTGGCCCAGGATGGCGGCGATATCGTGTTCGATCGCTTCCAGGATGGCGTCGTCTATCTGCACCTGCGCGGCTCGTGCTCGGGCTGCCCCAGTTCCACCGCCACCCTCAAGCACGGCATCGAAAACATGCTGCGCCACTACATTCCCGAGGTCGAGGCGGTCGAAGCGGTCCTCTGA
- a CDS encoding DNA polymerase IV yields the protein MTGLCRDCLCEVLTPSGCCPGCGSARVVRHPGLALLDIAHIDCDAFYASVEKRDNPSLRDRPLIVGHPGGRGVATTACYIARRFGARSAMPMFKCLELCPEAVVIPPDMAKYKAVSAQVRAIMLEATHRLEPLSLDEAYLDLSEGEHRFARPPAVSLATIARRVEREIGITVSIGLSSNRFLAKLASDMNKPQGFTVIDEAEAPALLAPMPVKRLHGVGAATERRLAELGLHTIGDLQGRPEADLLARFGKIGRALHAHAWGRGGRTISPDRETKSISAETTFERDLSRLPDLARALGPLSERVARALTRNALAGATVVLKLKTHDFRILTRHARLGDPTARAEVIAGAARRLLERETDGRRFRLIGVGMADLRPGSEADPPDLFARSPPTARDAPAGKETGDGGSESPQRTASTASTSGM from the coding sequence ATGACCGGCCTCTGTCGCGACTGTCTATGCGAGGTGCTGACACCCAGCGGATGCTGTCCGGGCTGCGGATCGGCGCGGGTGGTTCGCCATCCCGGGCTCGCCCTTCTGGATATCGCCCATATCGACTGCGACGCCTTTTACGCCTCGGTGGAAAAGCGCGACAATCCCAGCCTGCGCGACCGACCGCTGATCGTTGGCCATCCCGGCGGCCGCGGCGTGGCGACGACGGCCTGTTACATCGCCCGGCGCTTTGGCGCGCGCTCGGCGATGCCGATGTTCAAATGCCTGGAGCTCTGCCCCGAGGCCGTGGTCATCCCCCCCGATATGGCGAAATACAAGGCCGTCAGCGCCCAGGTGCGGGCGATCATGCTCGAGGCGACGCATAGGCTGGAGCCGCTGTCGCTTGACGAGGCCTATCTGGATCTTTCCGAAGGCGAACACCGTTTCGCCCGGCCGCCGGCGGTCAGTTTGGCGACGATCGCCCGCCGGGTCGAGCGCGAGATCGGCATCACCGTGTCGATCGGGCTGTCCTCGAACCGTTTCCTGGCCAAGCTGGCCAGCGACATGAACAAGCCCCAGGGGTTCACCGTGATCGACGAGGCCGAGGCCCCGGCCCTGCTGGCGCCGATGCCGGTCAAACGCCTGCATGGGGTGGGAGCGGCGACCGAACGCCGGTTGGCCGAATTGGGCCTGCACACCATCGGCGATCTTCAGGGCCGGCCCGAGGCCGATTTGCTCGCCCGCTTTGGTAAGATCGGCCGGGCGCTGCACGCCCACGCCTGGGGGCGGGGCGGCCGGACGATCAGCCCCGATCGCGAAACCAAAAGCATCTCGGCCGAAACCACCTTCGAGCGCGATCTGTCGCGCCTGCCCGATCTCGCCCGCGCCCTGGGCCCGTTAAGCGAGCGCGTGGCCCGCGCCCTGACCCGCAACGCCCTGGCCGGGGCGACGGTGGTGCTGAAGCTCAAGACCCATGACTTCCGCATCCTGACCCGTCACGCCCGCTTGGGCGACCCGACCGCCCGGGCCGAGGTGATCGCCGGCGCCGCCCGGCGTTTGCTTGAACGCGAAACCGATGGCCGGCGCTTTCGCCTAATCGGGGTGGGCATGGCCGACCTGCGCCCGGGCAGCGAGGCCGATCCCCCCGATCTATTCGCCCGCTCCCCGCCGACGGCACGCGACGCACCGGCCGGCAAGGAGACGGGCGATGGCGGGTCGGAAAGCCCTCAGAGGACCGCTTCGACCGCCTCGACCTCGGGAATGTAG
- a CDS encoding branched-chain amino acid ABC transporter permease encodes MAWMRALAVLVSWLVVSLVGACAPIDSFQAGLCERALLALVPAEAPVAILDRASFSTADGGAGLRLTYQLGSGESTGALTCLFAGQGLDANRLELRAVVDEGRGPLSAARLHMLKRFWLDRPEAGAERTARLADGALAVVAEIPIDLAYFLQQTLNALPVIALYGLLAASYTLIYALGRTILLVFGELAMIGAMACFAGVALFSGLGGLGTAGVVGGAVVFALLASAVHGDALRRLVLQPAAGRTPLALLVASFALAIVVQDYVRLSQDAGDRLLPTLPGRTHVLARAGEFVVAVTDFQLVLVGGAGIVLGALVWGMGRGRFGRCWRAMAEDPQMATLCGVSKTRLWAICFALAATLAGLAGVVVLLRFGLANAFMGAMLGFKALTAAVVGGIGRIQGAILGAVVIGGLETYWAAYFDMAWRDVAVFALLAAALVLRPQGLVGLAERPDRVLRP; translated from the coding sequence ATGGCCTGGATGCGGGCTTTGGCGGTTTTGGTGTCGTGGCTGGTCGTGTCTCTGGTCGGCGCCTGCGCCCCCATCGACAGCTTTCAGGCCGGTTTATGCGAGCGCGCCCTGCTCGCCCTGGTGCCGGCCGAGGCGCCGGTGGCGATCCTCGACCGCGCCAGCTTTTCCACCGCCGATGGCGGAGCCGGTTTGCGCCTGACCTATCAACTGGGATCGGGGGAATCCACGGGGGCGCTGACCTGCCTGTTCGCCGGCCAAGGCCTTGATGCCAACCGCCTGGAGCTGCGTGCCGTGGTCGACGAGGGGCGTGGGCCCTTATCGGCGGCCCGGCTGCATATGCTCAAACGCTTCTGGCTTGATCGGCCCGAGGCCGGGGCCGAGCGCACGGCGCGGCTGGCCGACGGCGCCCTGGCGGTGGTGGCCGAGATCCCGATCGATCTCGCCTATTTCCTCCAGCAAACCCTTAACGCCCTGCCGGTGATCGCGCTTTATGGCCTGCTGGCCGCCAGTTACACCCTGATCTATGCCCTGGGCCGGACGATCCTGCTGGTGTTTGGTGAACTGGCGATGATCGGCGCCATGGCCTGTTTCGCCGGGGTGGCGCTTTTCTCGGGGCTGGGCGGGCTGGGGACCGCCGGGGTGGTGGGCGGCGCTGTGGTCTTCGCCCTGCTCGCCAGCGCCGTTCACGGCGACGCCCTGCGCCGTCTGGTGCTTCAGCCCGCCGCCGGGCGCACGCCGCTTGCCCTTCTCGTCGCCTCCTTCGCCCTGGCCATCGTTGTTCAGGACTATGTCCGCTTGTCGCAAGACGCCGGCGACCGGCTGTTGCCCACCCTTCCCGGGCGGACCCATGTGCTGGCCCGCGCCGGCGAGTTTGTCGTCGCCGTTACCGATTTCCAACTTGTTCTGGTTGGCGGCGCCGGCATTGTGCTTGGCGCCCTGGTTTGGGGGATGGGGCGCGGGCGCTTTGGCCGATGCTGGCGGGCGATGGCCGAGGATCCGCAGATGGCAACCCTGTGCGGGGTGTCGAAAACCCGGCTGTGGGCGATCTGCTTCGCCCTGGCGGCTACCCTCGCCGGGCTGGCCGGCGTGGTGGTGCTGCTGCGCTTTGGTTTGGCCAATGCCTTCATGGGCGCCATGCTCGGCTTCAAGGCGCTGACGGCCGCCGTGGTCGGCGGGATCGGCCGCATCCAGGGCGCCATCCTGGGAGCGGTGGTGATCGGCGGCCTGGAGACCTATTGGGCCGCCTATTTCGACATGGCCTGGCGCGATGTCGCCGTTTTCGCCCTGCTCGCCGCCGCCCTGGTGCTGCGTCCCCAGGGGCTGGTCGGACTTGCCGAGCGGCCCGACCGGGTGCTCCGGCCCTGA